A window from Theobroma cacao cultivar B97-61/B2 chromosome 3, Criollo_cocoa_genome_V2, whole genome shotgun sequence encodes these proteins:
- the LOC108661169 gene encoding uncharacterized protein LOC108661169, with the protein MAEDNNNNDNNAINLVPEANRALRDYVVPLFQGLHQSIRRPSVNANNFKIKPAYIQMDKAKSWLNSLPNGSITTWEDLAQKFLAKFFSLAKTAKMRNNITSFTQFDGESLYEAWERFKELLQRCPHHGILDWLQVQTFYNGLVGSIKITIDVAAGGALMSKNATDVYDLLEEMASNNYQWPSKRSGSRKAVGASEIDAIGNLAEQVAALSKKFDTLGVHAVQNSFVVCEMCGDAHSNDQCPSNYESLQFVGNFNRQQNNPYSNTYNHGWRNHPNFSWNNNAWPSNSKPNMPLGFQQQVRPPIPEKKSQVEELFLQYISKNDAIIQSFGASLRNLETQMGQLANSINNRPQGSLPNDTQINPKGKEQCQAITLRSEKKIEGVNEKVVEPKNEHVDNEGM; encoded by the exons ATGGCTGAGGATAACAATAACAATGACAATAATGCCATTAATCTGGTTCCCGAAGCAAATAGAGCACTGAGAGATTATGTTGTTCCTCTTTTTCAAGGTTTGCACCAAAGCATTAGGAGACCTTCTGTCAATGcgaataatttcaaaattaaaccaGCCTACATTCAGATG GATAAAGCAAAGAGCTGGCTTAATTCACTGCCCAATGGGTCTATCACTACATGGGAAGACTTGGCTCAAAAGTTTCTCGCAAAGTTCTTTTCACTTGCCAAGACTGCAAAGATGAGGAACAATATCACCTCATTCACACAATTTGATGGTGAGTCATTGTATGAAGCTTGGGAGAGGTTTAAAGAACTACTGCAAAGATGTCCACATCATGGGATTCTTGATTGGTTGCAAGTTCAGACATTCTACAATGGGTTGGTTGGGTCAATTAAAATCACAATTGATGTTGCTGCTGGTGGGGCATTAATGAGTAAGAATGCTACTGATGTTTATGATTTGTTGGAAGAAATGgcttcaaataattatcaatggcctTCAAAAAGGTCGGGTTCAAGAAAAGCTGTTGGAGCCTCTGAGATTGATGCAATTGGGAACTTAGCTGAGCAAGTGGCTGCACTGTCCAAGAAATTTGACACACTAGGAGTTCATGCAGTTCAAAATTCATTTGTAGTTTGTGAGATGTGTGGGGATGCCCATTCAAATGATCAATGTCCATCTAATTATGAATCGCTCCAGTTTGTGGGGAACTTCAATAGACAGCAGAATAACCCATATTCCAATACTTATAATCATGGTTGGAGAAACCATCCCaatttttcatggaataaCAATGCATGGCCTTCCAATTCAAAACCCAACATGCCTCTTGGTTTTCAACAACAAGTTAGACCACCAATTCCTGAAAAGAAGTCCCAAGTGGAAGAACTTTTCTTGCAATATATATCAAAGAATGATGCTATAATTCAAAGCTTTGGAGCATCCTTAAGAAATCTTGAAACCCAAATGGGACAGCTTGCAAATTCCATCAACAATAGACCTCAAGGTTCCCTACCTAATGACACACAAATCAATCCTAAAGGTAAGGAACAATGCCAAGCAATCACTTTAAGGAGTGAAAAAAAGATTGAAGGGGTGAATGAAAAAGTAGTTGAACCTAAGAATGAACATGTTGATAATGAAGGAATGTGA